The genomic region ATAAAATGGCCAAATGACATAGTTTTAAATGGTAAAAAAGTTTGTGGTATTTTAACAGAAATGAGTGCTGAACTTAATAGAATAAATTATTTAGTTATAGGCATGGGAATAAATGTAAATGTAAATTCAGAAGAATTTCCTGAAGAAATAAAGGATATAGCTACTTCTATTAAGGCTGAGATAGGACATGATGTAGATAGAAAGTTTATTGTAGCTGAAATTCTTAATAATTTTGAGGGATTTTATAATGAGCTTATTAAATATGGTAGTATAAAAACTTCAATTGAAATATGTAGAGAAGCTTCGATTTTACTAGGAAGAGAAATAAAAATTATTACTAATAAAGGGGAAAGAAAAGCTAAAGCTATAGATATAACAGACCAAGGAGAATTATTAATAGAAGAAAACGGACAGATTAAAAAGTTAGTATCAGGAGAGATATCTGTAAGAGGAATATATGGGTATGTATAAATAATTAATAAAATTTAAATAGTATTGAATAAATATTTTAAAATTGCTAAAATCTAAGTAAATTGTGTTTAAAAATTGTATATAAATAGCAAAGGAGAAGGTGAACATTTTGATATTAGTATTTGATGTTGGAAATACGAATATTGTATTAGGAGTATATGAAGGCAAGAATCTATTAAAATATTGGAGAATTTCTACAGATAAAAATAAAACTTCAGATGAATATGGGATGCTTATTAATCAGTTGTTTGAATATAATGGGTTTAAACTTAATCAAGTTGAAGCTGTTATAATATCTTCAGTAGTACCACCACTTATGTATTCATTACAAGCTATGTCAATAAAATACTGCAATAAAGAACCACTTATAGTTGGACCTGGAATTAAAACTGGAATGAATATTAGATATGATAATCCTAAGCAGGTAGGTGCTGATAGAATTGTTAATGCTGTTGCTGCATATGAAAAATATGGAGGACCTACGATAATAGTTGATTTTGGTACTGCTACAACTTTTTGTGCAGTATCTGAAGAAGGGGATTATCTTGGCGGTGCTATTGCGCCAGGTATTAAAATTTCAAGTGAAGCACTTTTTCAAAGAGCAGCTAAATTACCTAAGATTGAGTTGATAAAGCCAAAAACTGTTATATGTAAGAATACTGTAAGTAGTATGCAGTCGGGGATAATATATGGCTATGTAGGTATGGTTGACTATATTGTTGAAAGAATGAAAAAAGAGATAAAGGGAGAAGTAAAAAACGTTGTGTGTACGGGAGGACTGTCTACTTTAATTGCAAGTGAGTCTAGAACTATTAATAAAGTAGACAAGTTATTAACATTAGAAGGTTTGAGAATAATATATGAAAGAAACAAGTAGCCTAATAAGGCTACTTTTTTAACGAAAGGAGAAATGAGGTGAAATGGTGAAAATAGGTAATGTTGAAACAAAAAATAATGTTTTTCTTGCTCCAATGGCAGGGATTACAGATATGGCATTTAGATTGATTTGCAGTGAATTAGGAGCAGGGCTCGTTTACAGTGAAATGATAAGTACAAAGGGCCTTTATTATGAAGATAAGAAAACATACGAGTTAATGAAGATAGATGAAGGGGAAAGACCTATAGCACTGCAAATATTTGGTCATGAACCAGATATTATGGCTCATGTCGTAGCATCAAAATTAAATAAACAAGACGATATTGACATTATCGATATAAATATGGGATGTCCCGCACCTAAAATAGTTAAAAATGGAGATGGAAGTGCTTTATTAAAGGAACCAAAGATAGTTAGACAAATTGTAAGAGCTGTTGTTAAAGTGGCAGACAAACCTGTTACTGTAAAAATAAGAATGGGATGGGACGAAAAAAGTATAAATGCAGTAGAAATAGCTAAAATTATTGAAGATGAAGGAGCAGCCTTAGTGGTTGTACATGGTAGAACTAGAGAACAATTTTATTCTGGAGAGGCAAACTGGGAAATAATTAGAGAAGTTAAAAGAAATGTATCAATTCCAGTTGTAGGCAATGGGGATATTTTTACTCCTGAGGATGCTAAGAGAATGATTGATTACACTGGTTGCGATGGAGTAATGATAGGTAGAGGAAGTCAGGGGAACCCTTGGATTTTTAAAAGAACCGTAGCATTTATTGAAAATGGAGAAGAAATACCGCTACCAACAAATCGTGAGAAAATAGATATGGCGATAAGACATCTCGAGCTGTTAACTAGCTTTAAGGGAGAAAAGATTGCAGTTAGAGAGATGAGAAAACATATTGGGTGGTATATTAAAGGCATGAGTAATGCAGCAGATATGAGAAGAAGGATAAATACTATTGATGATAAAGATGAAATTATAGATGTGTTAAGTAAATACTTGGAGAAGTTATAAGATGGTTAGTTTTGACCATCTTTTTTCTTTATAAAAATTGTACAAAATGGTAATATATAAGTATGAGTTCAATGTTGTGCACAATGTAGATGGGGGAGGTGGATTGTTGGATATAGTTAGAATTGGAGACAAGGTAATAGATATAAATAAAATATACAGAAATATTAATAAAATCATTGAATTAAGAATAAGGGGTAAATCGCAGCAGGAAGTTGCAAATATTTTAGGAATTCATAGAACATTTATTTCTAGACTAGAAGGTTTAGGGGAGATAAGAAAGGGAAAGAGTGTAGCTCTAATTGGATTTCCGATAAAAAATAAGGAAGAGGTTGAGAATCTTTGTCTTAAATATGGCATTGAATATAATTTCTTAATGTCAGAAGAAGAACGCTGGAGATTTTTACAAGATAGAAGTGGGTTAGAATTGTTCAATAAGGTATTGGATATTATAGCTGAGTTAAGGAATTATGATTTAATTATTACGTTGTTTTCTGATATGAGAAACTCTTTAGTGCATAAATTGTTGGATAAAGAAATTATATCGATAGATATTGGCCAATCTCCTCTGACAGAAGATGTTGAAATTGATTTAAAAGTTATAGAAAATATTCTTAAATTAGTTAAAGACAGGGGGTAAGTATTTTGAAGAGAGTTGTAAGTGTTAGTTTGGGTTCATCTAAAAGAAATCATAGAGTTGAGGTTAATATTTTTGGGGAGGATTTTATAATAGAAAGAATTGGTACAGATGGGGATAGAGATAAAGCTATAGAATTAATTAAGGAATTAGATGGTAAGATTGATGCTTTTGGAATGGGTGGTATAGATATATATTTAACTTGCAAAGATAAAAGATACATAATAAAGGATTCACTCCCAATTAAAGCAGCTGCCAAAAAAACTCCAATGTTAGACGGAACTTTTTTAAAAGATACTTTAGAGAGAAGAGCTATAAGATATATAAACGAAAATAATATTATTAATTTGAAAGGGAAGAAGGTTCTTATTACATCAGCACTTGATAGATATGGTATGGCTGAGGCTTTTCAAGAGGCTGGTAGCAATGTGGTTTATGGGGATGCTATATTTGCTTTAGGAATACCTATAAAAATCAAATCATATAATACACTATATAATATAGCGAGAATAATTGCACCAATAGCTGTTAAAATGCCATTTGAAATGTTATATCCTACAGGACAAAAACAAAACAAATCTGTTGATAGTAAATTTTCTAAATACTACTATGAGGTAGATATAATAGCTGGTGATTTTAATTATATAAAGAGATATATGCCTGAAAATATGGAAGGAAAGATTATAATAACAAATACAGTAACTTCGTATGATATAGAGGATATGAAAAAAAGAGGAGTTAAGATATTAGTGACTACTACTCCTGAGTTCAATGGTAGATCATTTGGTACAAATGTAATGGAAGCTATGATTGTTGCTTTCTTAGGTAAAAATCCTGATGAAATGACTAGTGAAGACTTTAATAAAGCTTTAGATACTCTAGAATTCAAACCAAGAATAGAGTATTTGAATGATAAGGAGGAAGCTTTAGTTTAATAATTTATGGGGGGATTATATGGAAGGGTAAATGGGTTTATATTTTAGAACCGCAGTATTATAGAAAATTTATTAAAAGAGGAATAATAAAAGTTATTCCTGATAGAATATTATTAAATCTTGAAAAAAAAATAAAACCTAAAATTGTATGTAAATACATAAGTAATAATGAAGTAAAAGGTTATGGAGTAGGAATTTTTCTTGAAGATAAAGAGGATAACTATAAAGAAATTACTGAAAGAATAGTTAATAGTATTAATTATTTAAATTTAGAAGATATAGATAAAATTCTTTTATATAGAATTGATTTACTTGACAGTGACAGTATCGAATATATTCAACAAAAACACAATATTAAAGTGTGTGATGGTAGAGATTTGAAAAGCAAGCTGGTAATATACGCTTTAAAAAAACTGCTTAAGGATAAATATAAATTATTTAAGGACAAAGAAATTCTTATTATTAG from Caloranaerobacter sp. TR13 harbors:
- a CDS encoding type III pantothenate kinase; protein product: MILVFDVGNTNIVLGVYEGKNLLKYWRISTDKNKTSDEYGMLINQLFEYNGFKLNQVEAVIISSVVPPLMYSLQAMSIKYCNKEPLIVGPGIKTGMNIRYDNPKQVGADRIVNAVAAYEKYGGPTIIVDFGTATTFCAVSEEGDYLGGAIAPGIKISSEALFQRAAKLPKIELIKPKTVICKNTVSSMQSGIIYGYVGMVDYIVERMKKEIKGEVKNVVCTGGLSTLIASESRTINKVDKLLTLEGLRIIYERNK
- the dusB gene encoding tRNA dihydrouridine synthase DusB, which translates into the protein MVKIGNVETKNNVFLAPMAGITDMAFRLICSELGAGLVYSEMISTKGLYYEDKKTYELMKIDEGERPIALQIFGHEPDIMAHVVASKLNKQDDIDIIDINMGCPAPKIVKNGDGSALLKEPKIVRQIVRAVVKVADKPVTVKIRMGWDEKSINAVEIAKIIEDEGAALVVVHGRTREQFYSGEANWEIIREVKRNVSIPVVGNGDIFTPEDAKRMIDYTGCDGVMIGRGSQGNPWIFKRTVAFIENGEEIPLPTNREKIDMAIRHLELLTSFKGEKIAVREMRKHIGWYIKGMSNAADMRRRINTIDDKDEIIDVLSKYLEKL
- a CDS encoding transcriptional regulator — its product is MDIVRIGDKVIDINKIYRNINKIIELRIRGKSQQEVANILGIHRTFISRLEGLGEIRKGKSVALIGFPIKNKEEVENLCLKYGIEYNFLMSEEERWRFLQDRSGLELFNKVLDIIAELRNYDLIITLFSDMRNSLVHKLLDKEIISIDIGQSPLTEDVEIDLKVIENILKLVKDRG